From Channa argus isolate prfri chromosome 21, Channa argus male v1.0, whole genome shotgun sequence, one genomic window encodes:
- the atp2b1a gene encoding plasma membrane calcium-transporting ATPase 1 isoform X3, protein MAKNSYSGVKNSMVEANHDGEFGCTLKELRSLMELRGAEALGKIEESYGDIQGLCNRLKTSPVDGLSGQPADIEKRKTVFGQNFIPPKKPKTFLQLVWEALQDVTLIILEVAAIVSLALSFYKPPDAQREYCGKAAGGVEDENESEAGWIEGAAILLSVTCVVVVTAFNDWSKEKQFRGLQSRIEQEQKFSVVRGGQIIQIPVAEIVVGDIAQIKYGDLLPADGVLIQGNDLKIDESSLTGESDHVKKTQEKDPMLLSGTHVMEGSGKMVVTAIGVNSQTGIIFTLLGVGEDDDDDEDEKKKEKEEKKKQKKNKKQDGSVENRKKAKAQDGAAMEMQPLNSDEGAEAEEKKKGNLPKKEKSVLQGKLTKLAVQIGKAGLVMSAITVIILVVLFVVDTFWIQNLPWIKDCTPVYIQFFVKFFIIGVTVLVVAVPEGLPLAVTISLAYSVKKMMKDNNLVRHLDACETMGNATAICSDKTGTLTMNRMTVVQAFLAEKHYKKVPEPENIPSSTLDILILGIAVNCAYTTKIMPPEKEGGLPRQVGNKTECALLGLCNDLKRDYQAIRNEIPEEKLYKVYTFNSVRKSMSTVLKMADGSYRMFSKGASEILLKKCYKILTANGELKVFRPRDRDDMVKKVIEPMASEGLRTICLGYRDFPASEGEPDWDNENDILSGLTCISVVGIEDPVRTEVPDAIKKCQRAGITVRMVTGDNINTARAIATKCGILQPGDDFLCMEGKEFNRRIRNEKGEIEQERIDKIWPKLRVLARSSPTDKHTLVKGIIDSTVAEQRQVVAVTGDGTNDGPALKKADVGFAMGIAGTDVAKEASDIILTDDNFSSIVKAVMWGRNVYDSISKFLQFQLTVNVVAVIVAFTGACITQDSPLKAVQMLWVNLIMDTFASLALATEPPTEALLLRKPYGRNKPLISRTMMKNILGQGVYQLIIIFSLLFAGEKIFDIDSGRNAPLQAPPSEHYTIVFNTFVMMQLFNEINARKIHGERNVFDGIFNNPIFCSIVFGTFIIQIVIVQFGGKPFSCVALNIEQWLWCTFLGFGSLLWGQVISSIPTSRLKFLKTAGHGTQKEEIPDEELEDMEDMEEIDHAERELRRGQILWFRGLNRIQTQMDVVSAFQSGTSFQGALRRQASNSSQQQHDVTNVSSPTHVAFSTTTTTAPAANTASATVGYPGGECIPQLHLPL, encoded by the exons GTCTAAGCGGACAGCCTGCAGACATTGAAAAGCGGAAAACGGTGTTTGGGCAAAATTTTATACCACCCAAAAAGCCCAAAACTTTCTTACAGTTAGTATGGGAAGCGCTACAGGATGTCACACTGATTATCCTAGAAGTGGCAGCTATAGTTTCTCTAGCCCTTTCTTTTTATAAACCTCCAGATGCTCAAAGAGAAT ACTGTGGGAAGGCTGCTGGTGGCGTGGAAGATGAAAATGAGTCAGAAGCAGGCTGGATCGAGGGTGCCGCCATTCTTCTTTCAGTTACCTGTGTGGTGGTGGTAACTGCATTCAATGACTGGAGCAAAGAGAAGCAGTTTAGGGGCCTCCAGAGCCGCATTGAGCAGGAACAGAAATTTAGCGTTGTTCGTGGAGGACAAATTATCCAAATTCCAGTTGCTGAGATTGTGGTGGGCGACattgcacaaataaaatatg GTGACCTTTTGCCTGCTGATGGAGTCCTCATCCAAGGCAATGACTTGAAGATTGATGAGAGCTCACTCACAGGGGAGTCGGACCATGtcaagaaaacacaagaaaaagatCCAATGCTGTTGTCAG GAACCCATGTAATGGAAGGCTCAGGGAAAATGGTGGTCACTGCCATAGGTGTCAACTCTCAAACTGGAATTATCTTCACTTTACTTGGTGTTGGAGAGGACGATGACGACGATGAAGAtgagaagaaaaaggagaaggaggagaagaagaaacagaaaaaaa ACAAGAAGCAGGATGGATCTGTGGAAAACCGTAAGAAAG CTAAAGCACAGGATGGTGCTGCAATGGAAATGCAGCCTCTTAACAGTGATGAGGGAGCTGaagcagaggagaagaagaaaggcaACCTGCCAAAGAAAGAGAAGTCGGTTCTCCAGGGCAAACTGACCAAACTAGCTGTACAGATTGGCAAAGCAG GACTTGTTATGTCAGCTATCACCGTTATTATCCTGGTGGTGTTGTTTGTAGTAGATACCTTCTGGATACAGAATCTGCCCTGGATCAAGGACTGTACACCagtttacattcagttttttgtgAAATTCTTCATCATTGGTGTCACTGTTCTGGTGGTGGCTGTTCCCGAAGGCCTGCCACTTGCTGTAACAATCTCCCTGGCCTACTCCGTTAAG AAAATGATGAAAGACAACAACCTGGTGCGTCACTTGGACGCCTGTGAGACTATGGGCAACGCAACTGCCATCTGCTCAGACAAGACTGGTACCCTCACAATGAACCGCATGACTGTTGTGCAGGCCTTTCTTGCAGAAAAGCACTACAAGAAAGTCCCTGAACCTGAGAACATCCCCTCCTCAACATTAGACATCCTAATTCTGGGTATTGCGGTCAACTGCGCCTACACCACCAAAATTATG CCTCCAGAGAAAGAAGGAGGCCTGCCGCGGCAAGTGGGCAACAAAACCGAATGTGCCTTGCTTGGCTTATGTAATGACCTGAAGCGTGATTACCAGGCTATTCGCAATGAGATCCCCGAAGAGAAACTGTATAAAGTCTACACCTTCAACTCAGTCCGCAAATCAATGAGCACTGTCTTAAAGATGGCTGATGGCAGCTACCGTATGTTCAGCAAAGGGGCCTCAGAAATCCtcttaaaaaa GTGCTATAAAATCCTGACAGCAAATGGTGAACTCAAGGTGTTTCGCCCACGGGACAGAGATGACATGGTTAAGAAAGTGATTGAGCCCATGGCCTCAGAGGGCCTGAGGACCATCTGCCTTGGTTACAGAGATTTCCCTGCTTCTGAGGGTGAGCCTGACTGGGACAATGAAAATGATATCCTCTCTGGACTAACCTGCATTTCTGTGGTGGGCATTGAAGACCCCGTGAGAACAGAG GTCCCAGATGCTATCAAGAAATGCCAGCGTGCTGGCATCACTGTGCGAATGGTGACTGGGGACAACATCAACACAGCCCGAGCCATTGCCACTAAGTGTGGCATCCTGCAGCCTGGAGATGATTTCCTCTGCATGGAGGGCAAAGAGTTTAATCGAAGGATACGCAATGAAAAAGGAGAG ATTGAACAAGAACGCATTGACAAGATCTGGCCCAAACTACGAGTACTGGCTCGCTCTTCccccacagacaaacacacctTAGTGAAAG GTATTATTGACAGCACAGTGGCAGAGCAGAGACAAGTAGTAGCAGTGACAGGAGATGGTACAAATGATGGACCTGCCTTGAAGAAAGCTGATGTTGGCTTTGCCatg GGTATTGCTGGTACAGATGTGGCCAAGGAGGCCTCTGACATTATTCTGACTGATGACAACTTTTCCAGCATCGTGAAAGCCGTCATGTGGGGACGCAATGTCTACGACAGCATCTCCAAGTTCCTCCAGTTTCAGTTAACTGTCAATGTGGTGGCTGTCATCGTAGCATTTACGGGAGCCTGCATCACACAG GACTCTCCACTAAAAGCAGTACAGATGTTATGGGTCAACCTTATCATGGACACCTTTGCGTCACTAGCCCTGGCCACTGAGCCCCCTACAGAAGCCCTGCTGCTAAGGAAGCCCTATGGCCGCAACAAGCCTCTTATTTCCCGCACTATGATGAAGAACATACTGGGTCAGGGTGTTTACCAGCTTatcatcattttctctcttctgtttgCTG GGGAGAAAATATTTGACATTGACAGCGGCAGGAATGCACCCCTCCAGGCCCCGCCTTCAGAACACTACACCATTGTCTTCAATACCTTTGTAATGATGCAGCTTTTCAATGAGATCAATGCCCGCAAGATCCATGGTGAAAGGAATGTGTTTGATGGCATCTTCAACAACCCTATTTTCTGTAGTATTGTGTTTGGTACTTTCATTATCCAG ATTGTCATAGTACAGTTTGGAGGAAAGCCGTTCAGCTGCGTCGCTCTGAACATTGAACAGTGGCTGTGGTGCACTTTCTTAGGCTTTGGCTCTCTACTATGGGGACAG GTAATCTCTTCGATACCAACCAGCCGCCTAAAATTCTTGAAAACAGCAGGCCACGGCACACAGAAGGAGGAGATTCCGGACGAGGAGCTGGAGGACATGGAGGACATGGAGGAAATTGACCACGCTGAACGGGAGCTTCGTCGGGGCCAGATCCTCTGGTTCCGAGGCCTTAATCGCATCCAGACTCAG ATGGATGTAGTGAGTGCGTTCCAGAGTGGAACTTCCTTTCAGGGGGCTCTAAGGCGGCAGGCCTCCAACTCCAGCCAACAACAGCACGATGTAACCAATGTTTCTAGCCCTACACATGTAGCCTTTtctactactaccactactgccCCTGCTGCCAACACCGCTTCTGCCACTGTGGGGT ATCCGGGTGGTGAATGCATTCCGCAGCTCCATCTCCCTCTATGA
- the atp2b1a gene encoding plasma membrane calcium-transporting ATPase 1 isoform X2: protein MAKNSYSGVKNSMVEANHDGEFGCTLKELRSLMELRGAEALGKIEESYGDIQGLCNRLKTSPVDGLSGQPADIEKRKTVFGQNFIPPKKPKTFLQLVWEALQDVTLIILEVAAIVSLALSFYKPPDAQREYCGKAAGGVEDENESEAGWIEGAAILLSVTCVVVVTAFNDWSKEKQFRGLQSRIEQEQKFSVVRGGQIIQIPVAEIVVGDIAQIKYGDLLPADGVLIQGNDLKIDESSLTGESDHVKKTQEKDPMLLSGTHVMEGSGKMVVTAIGVNSQTGIIFTLLGVGEDDDDDEDEKKKEKEEKKKQKKNKKQDGSVENRKKAKAQDGAAMEMQPLNSDEGAEAEEKKKGNLPKKEKSVLQGKLTKLAVQIGKAGLVMSAITVIILVVLFVVDTFWIQNLPWIKDCTPVYIQFFVKFFIIGVTVLVVAVPEGLPLAVTISLAYSVKKMMKDNNLVRHLDACETMGNATAICSDKTGTLTMNRMTVVQAFLAEKHYKKVPEPENIPSSTLDILILGIAVNCAYTTKIMPPEKEGGLPRQVGNKTECALLGLCNDLKRDYQAIRNEIPEEKLYKVYTFNSVRKSMSTVLKMADGSYRMFSKGASEILLKKCYKILTANGELKVFRPRDRDDMVKKVIEPMASEGLRTICLGYRDFPASEGEPDWDNENDILSGLTCISVVGIEDPVRTEVPDAIKKCQRAGITVRMVTGDNINTARAIATKCGILQPGDDFLCMEGKEFNRRIRNEKGEIEQERIDKIWPKLRVLARSSPTDKHTLVKGIIDSTVAEQRQVVAVTGDGTNDGPALKKADVGFAMGIAGTDVAKEASDIILTDDNFSSIVKAVMWGRNVYDSISKFLQFQLTVNVVAVIVAFTGACITQDSPLKAVQMLWVNLIMDTFASLALATEPPTEALLLRKPYGRNKPLISRTMMKNILGQGVYQLIIIFSLLFAGEKIFDIDSGRNAPLQAPPSEHYTIVFNTFVMMQLFNEINARKIHGERNVFDGIFNNPIFCSIVFGTFIIQIVIVQFGGKPFSCVALNIEQWLWCTFLGFGSLLWGQVISSIPTSRLKFLKTAGHGTQKEEIPDEELEDMEDMEEIDHAERELRRGQILWFRGLNRIQTQIRVVNAFRSSISLYEGLEKPESRTSIHNFMTHPEFRIEDSEPHIPLIDDTDAEDDAPTKRNSANPRNTSPTPPSPTPSPTITTAPTTPVSPSPNQNNNAVENSNHLLPEGPKSATPSAPGSPLHSLETSL from the exons GTCTAAGCGGACAGCCTGCAGACATTGAAAAGCGGAAAACGGTGTTTGGGCAAAATTTTATACCACCCAAAAAGCCCAAAACTTTCTTACAGTTAGTATGGGAAGCGCTACAGGATGTCACACTGATTATCCTAGAAGTGGCAGCTATAGTTTCTCTAGCCCTTTCTTTTTATAAACCTCCAGATGCTCAAAGAGAAT ACTGTGGGAAGGCTGCTGGTGGCGTGGAAGATGAAAATGAGTCAGAAGCAGGCTGGATCGAGGGTGCCGCCATTCTTCTTTCAGTTACCTGTGTGGTGGTGGTAACTGCATTCAATGACTGGAGCAAAGAGAAGCAGTTTAGGGGCCTCCAGAGCCGCATTGAGCAGGAACAGAAATTTAGCGTTGTTCGTGGAGGACAAATTATCCAAATTCCAGTTGCTGAGATTGTGGTGGGCGACattgcacaaataaaatatg GTGACCTTTTGCCTGCTGATGGAGTCCTCATCCAAGGCAATGACTTGAAGATTGATGAGAGCTCACTCACAGGGGAGTCGGACCATGtcaagaaaacacaagaaaaagatCCAATGCTGTTGTCAG GAACCCATGTAATGGAAGGCTCAGGGAAAATGGTGGTCACTGCCATAGGTGTCAACTCTCAAACTGGAATTATCTTCACTTTACTTGGTGTTGGAGAGGACGATGACGACGATGAAGAtgagaagaaaaaggagaaggaggagaagaagaaacagaaaaaaa ACAAGAAGCAGGATGGATCTGTGGAAAACCGTAAGAAAG CTAAAGCACAGGATGGTGCTGCAATGGAAATGCAGCCTCTTAACAGTGATGAGGGAGCTGaagcagaggagaagaagaaaggcaACCTGCCAAAGAAAGAGAAGTCGGTTCTCCAGGGCAAACTGACCAAACTAGCTGTACAGATTGGCAAAGCAG GACTTGTTATGTCAGCTATCACCGTTATTATCCTGGTGGTGTTGTTTGTAGTAGATACCTTCTGGATACAGAATCTGCCCTGGATCAAGGACTGTACACCagtttacattcagttttttgtgAAATTCTTCATCATTGGTGTCACTGTTCTGGTGGTGGCTGTTCCCGAAGGCCTGCCACTTGCTGTAACAATCTCCCTGGCCTACTCCGTTAAG AAAATGATGAAAGACAACAACCTGGTGCGTCACTTGGACGCCTGTGAGACTATGGGCAACGCAACTGCCATCTGCTCAGACAAGACTGGTACCCTCACAATGAACCGCATGACTGTTGTGCAGGCCTTTCTTGCAGAAAAGCACTACAAGAAAGTCCCTGAACCTGAGAACATCCCCTCCTCAACATTAGACATCCTAATTCTGGGTATTGCGGTCAACTGCGCCTACACCACCAAAATTATG CCTCCAGAGAAAGAAGGAGGCCTGCCGCGGCAAGTGGGCAACAAAACCGAATGTGCCTTGCTTGGCTTATGTAATGACCTGAAGCGTGATTACCAGGCTATTCGCAATGAGATCCCCGAAGAGAAACTGTATAAAGTCTACACCTTCAACTCAGTCCGCAAATCAATGAGCACTGTCTTAAAGATGGCTGATGGCAGCTACCGTATGTTCAGCAAAGGGGCCTCAGAAATCCtcttaaaaaa GTGCTATAAAATCCTGACAGCAAATGGTGAACTCAAGGTGTTTCGCCCACGGGACAGAGATGACATGGTTAAGAAAGTGATTGAGCCCATGGCCTCAGAGGGCCTGAGGACCATCTGCCTTGGTTACAGAGATTTCCCTGCTTCTGAGGGTGAGCCTGACTGGGACAATGAAAATGATATCCTCTCTGGACTAACCTGCATTTCTGTGGTGGGCATTGAAGACCCCGTGAGAACAGAG GTCCCAGATGCTATCAAGAAATGCCAGCGTGCTGGCATCACTGTGCGAATGGTGACTGGGGACAACATCAACACAGCCCGAGCCATTGCCACTAAGTGTGGCATCCTGCAGCCTGGAGATGATTTCCTCTGCATGGAGGGCAAAGAGTTTAATCGAAGGATACGCAATGAAAAAGGAGAG ATTGAACAAGAACGCATTGACAAGATCTGGCCCAAACTACGAGTACTGGCTCGCTCTTCccccacagacaaacacacctTAGTGAAAG GTATTATTGACAGCACAGTGGCAGAGCAGAGACAAGTAGTAGCAGTGACAGGAGATGGTACAAATGATGGACCTGCCTTGAAGAAAGCTGATGTTGGCTTTGCCatg GGTATTGCTGGTACAGATGTGGCCAAGGAGGCCTCTGACATTATTCTGACTGATGACAACTTTTCCAGCATCGTGAAAGCCGTCATGTGGGGACGCAATGTCTACGACAGCATCTCCAAGTTCCTCCAGTTTCAGTTAACTGTCAATGTGGTGGCTGTCATCGTAGCATTTACGGGAGCCTGCATCACACAG GACTCTCCACTAAAAGCAGTACAGATGTTATGGGTCAACCTTATCATGGACACCTTTGCGTCACTAGCCCTGGCCACTGAGCCCCCTACAGAAGCCCTGCTGCTAAGGAAGCCCTATGGCCGCAACAAGCCTCTTATTTCCCGCACTATGATGAAGAACATACTGGGTCAGGGTGTTTACCAGCTTatcatcattttctctcttctgtttgCTG GGGAGAAAATATTTGACATTGACAGCGGCAGGAATGCACCCCTCCAGGCCCCGCCTTCAGAACACTACACCATTGTCTTCAATACCTTTGTAATGATGCAGCTTTTCAATGAGATCAATGCCCGCAAGATCCATGGTGAAAGGAATGTGTTTGATGGCATCTTCAACAACCCTATTTTCTGTAGTATTGTGTTTGGTACTTTCATTATCCAG ATTGTCATAGTACAGTTTGGAGGAAAGCCGTTCAGCTGCGTCGCTCTGAACATTGAACAGTGGCTGTGGTGCACTTTCTTAGGCTTTGGCTCTCTACTATGGGGACAG GTAATCTCTTCGATACCAACCAGCCGCCTAAAATTCTTGAAAACAGCAGGCCACGGCACACAGAAGGAGGAGATTCCGGACGAGGAGCTGGAGGACATGGAGGACATGGAGGAAATTGACCACGCTGAACGGGAGCTTCGTCGGGGCCAGATCCTCTGGTTCCGAGGCCTTAATCGCATCCAGACTCAG ATCCGGGTGGTGAATGCATTCCGCAGCTCCATCTCCCTCTATGAGGGGCTGGAGAAGCCTGAGTCGCGAACATCAATCCACAACTTCATGACCCACCCTGAATTCCGCATAGAGGACTCTGAGCCCCATATTCCCCTTATAGACGACACCGATGCAGAAGACGACGCTCCCACCAAGCGCAACTCCGCTAACCCCCGCAACACATCACCTACGCCACCCTCTCCCACTCCGTCGCCCACCATCACCACTGCCCCCACCACACCAGTCTCCCCCTCCCCAAACCAGAACAATAACGCTGTGGAAAACAGCAACCACCTCCTCCCAGAGGGCCCCAAATCAGCAACCCCCTCGGCCCCAGGGAGCCCCCTACACAGCCTGGAGACCTCGCTTTGA
- the atp2b1a gene encoding plasma membrane calcium-transporting ATPase 1 isoform X1 — protein sequence MAKNSYSGVKNSMVEANHDGEFGCTLKELRSLMELRGAEALGKIEESYGDIQGLCNRLKTSPVDGLSGQPADIEKRKTVFGQNFIPPKKPKTFLQLVWEALQDVTLIILEVAAIVSLALSFYKPPDAQREYCGKAAGGVEDENESEAGWIEGAAILLSVTCVVVVTAFNDWSKEKQFRGLQSRIEQEQKFSVVRGGQIIQIPVAEIVVGDIAQIKYGDLLPADGVLIQGNDLKIDESSLTGESDHVKKTQEKDPMLLSGTHVMEGSGKMVVTAIGVNSQTGIIFTLLGVGEDDDDDEDEKKKEKEEKKKQKKNKKQDGSVENRKKAKAQDGAAMEMQPLNSDEGAEAEEKKKGNLPKKEKSVLQGKLTKLAVQIGKAGLVMSAITVIILVVLFVVDTFWIQNLPWIKDCTPVYIQFFVKFFIIGVTVLVVAVPEGLPLAVTISLAYSVKKMMKDNNLVRHLDACETMGNATAICSDKTGTLTMNRMTVVQAFLAEKHYKKVPEPENIPSSTLDILILGIAVNCAYTTKIMPPEKEGGLPRQVGNKTECALLGLCNDLKRDYQAIRNEIPEEKLYKVYTFNSVRKSMSTVLKMADGSYRMFSKGASEILLKKCYKILTANGELKVFRPRDRDDMVKKVIEPMASEGLRTICLGYRDFPASEGEPDWDNENDILSGLTCISVVGIEDPVRTEVPDAIKKCQRAGITVRMVTGDNINTARAIATKCGILQPGDDFLCMEGKEFNRRIRNEKGEIEQERIDKIWPKLRVLARSSPTDKHTLVKGIIDSTVAEQRQVVAVTGDGTNDGPALKKADVGFAMGIAGTDVAKEASDIILTDDNFSSIVKAVMWGRNVYDSISKFLQFQLTVNVVAVIVAFTGACITQDSPLKAVQMLWVNLIMDTFASLALATEPPTEALLLRKPYGRNKPLISRTMMKNILGQGVYQLIIIFSLLFAGEKIFDIDSGRNAPLQAPPSEHYTIVFNTFVMMQLFNEINARKIHGERNVFDGIFNNPIFCSIVFGTFIIQIVIVQFGGKPFSCVALNIEQWLWCTFLGFGSLLWGQVISSIPTSRLKFLKTAGHGTQKEEIPDEELEDMEDMEEIDHAERELRRGQILWFRGLNRIQTQMDVVSAFQSGTSFQGALRRQASNSSQQQHDIRVVNAFRSSISLYEGLEKPESRTSIHNFMTHPEFRIEDSEPHIPLIDDTDAEDDAPTKRNSANPRNTSPTPPSPTPSPTITTAPTTPVSPSPNQNNNAVENSNHLLPEGPKSATPSAPGSPLHSLETSL from the exons GTCTAAGCGGACAGCCTGCAGACATTGAAAAGCGGAAAACGGTGTTTGGGCAAAATTTTATACCACCCAAAAAGCCCAAAACTTTCTTACAGTTAGTATGGGAAGCGCTACAGGATGTCACACTGATTATCCTAGAAGTGGCAGCTATAGTTTCTCTAGCCCTTTCTTTTTATAAACCTCCAGATGCTCAAAGAGAAT ACTGTGGGAAGGCTGCTGGTGGCGTGGAAGATGAAAATGAGTCAGAAGCAGGCTGGATCGAGGGTGCCGCCATTCTTCTTTCAGTTACCTGTGTGGTGGTGGTAACTGCATTCAATGACTGGAGCAAAGAGAAGCAGTTTAGGGGCCTCCAGAGCCGCATTGAGCAGGAACAGAAATTTAGCGTTGTTCGTGGAGGACAAATTATCCAAATTCCAGTTGCTGAGATTGTGGTGGGCGACattgcacaaataaaatatg GTGACCTTTTGCCTGCTGATGGAGTCCTCATCCAAGGCAATGACTTGAAGATTGATGAGAGCTCACTCACAGGGGAGTCGGACCATGtcaagaaaacacaagaaaaagatCCAATGCTGTTGTCAG GAACCCATGTAATGGAAGGCTCAGGGAAAATGGTGGTCACTGCCATAGGTGTCAACTCTCAAACTGGAATTATCTTCACTTTACTTGGTGTTGGAGAGGACGATGACGACGATGAAGAtgagaagaaaaaggagaaggaggagaagaagaaacagaaaaaaa ACAAGAAGCAGGATGGATCTGTGGAAAACCGTAAGAAAG CTAAAGCACAGGATGGTGCTGCAATGGAAATGCAGCCTCTTAACAGTGATGAGGGAGCTGaagcagaggagaagaagaaaggcaACCTGCCAAAGAAAGAGAAGTCGGTTCTCCAGGGCAAACTGACCAAACTAGCTGTACAGATTGGCAAAGCAG GACTTGTTATGTCAGCTATCACCGTTATTATCCTGGTGGTGTTGTTTGTAGTAGATACCTTCTGGATACAGAATCTGCCCTGGATCAAGGACTGTACACCagtttacattcagttttttgtgAAATTCTTCATCATTGGTGTCACTGTTCTGGTGGTGGCTGTTCCCGAAGGCCTGCCACTTGCTGTAACAATCTCCCTGGCCTACTCCGTTAAG AAAATGATGAAAGACAACAACCTGGTGCGTCACTTGGACGCCTGTGAGACTATGGGCAACGCAACTGCCATCTGCTCAGACAAGACTGGTACCCTCACAATGAACCGCATGACTGTTGTGCAGGCCTTTCTTGCAGAAAAGCACTACAAGAAAGTCCCTGAACCTGAGAACATCCCCTCCTCAACATTAGACATCCTAATTCTGGGTATTGCGGTCAACTGCGCCTACACCACCAAAATTATG CCTCCAGAGAAAGAAGGAGGCCTGCCGCGGCAAGTGGGCAACAAAACCGAATGTGCCTTGCTTGGCTTATGTAATGACCTGAAGCGTGATTACCAGGCTATTCGCAATGAGATCCCCGAAGAGAAACTGTATAAAGTCTACACCTTCAACTCAGTCCGCAAATCAATGAGCACTGTCTTAAAGATGGCTGATGGCAGCTACCGTATGTTCAGCAAAGGGGCCTCAGAAATCCtcttaaaaaa GTGCTATAAAATCCTGACAGCAAATGGTGAACTCAAGGTGTTTCGCCCACGGGACAGAGATGACATGGTTAAGAAAGTGATTGAGCCCATGGCCTCAGAGGGCCTGAGGACCATCTGCCTTGGTTACAGAGATTTCCCTGCTTCTGAGGGTGAGCCTGACTGGGACAATGAAAATGATATCCTCTCTGGACTAACCTGCATTTCTGTGGTGGGCATTGAAGACCCCGTGAGAACAGAG GTCCCAGATGCTATCAAGAAATGCCAGCGTGCTGGCATCACTGTGCGAATGGTGACTGGGGACAACATCAACACAGCCCGAGCCATTGCCACTAAGTGTGGCATCCTGCAGCCTGGAGATGATTTCCTCTGCATGGAGGGCAAAGAGTTTAATCGAAGGATACGCAATGAAAAAGGAGAG ATTGAACAAGAACGCATTGACAAGATCTGGCCCAAACTACGAGTACTGGCTCGCTCTTCccccacagacaaacacacctTAGTGAAAG GTATTATTGACAGCACAGTGGCAGAGCAGAGACAAGTAGTAGCAGTGACAGGAGATGGTACAAATGATGGACCTGCCTTGAAGAAAGCTGATGTTGGCTTTGCCatg GGTATTGCTGGTACAGATGTGGCCAAGGAGGCCTCTGACATTATTCTGACTGATGACAACTTTTCCAGCATCGTGAAAGCCGTCATGTGGGGACGCAATGTCTACGACAGCATCTCCAAGTTCCTCCAGTTTCAGTTAACTGTCAATGTGGTGGCTGTCATCGTAGCATTTACGGGAGCCTGCATCACACAG GACTCTCCACTAAAAGCAGTACAGATGTTATGGGTCAACCTTATCATGGACACCTTTGCGTCACTAGCCCTGGCCACTGAGCCCCCTACAGAAGCCCTGCTGCTAAGGAAGCCCTATGGCCGCAACAAGCCTCTTATTTCCCGCACTATGATGAAGAACATACTGGGTCAGGGTGTTTACCAGCTTatcatcattttctctcttctgtttgCTG GGGAGAAAATATTTGACATTGACAGCGGCAGGAATGCACCCCTCCAGGCCCCGCCTTCAGAACACTACACCATTGTCTTCAATACCTTTGTAATGATGCAGCTTTTCAATGAGATCAATGCCCGCAAGATCCATGGTGAAAGGAATGTGTTTGATGGCATCTTCAACAACCCTATTTTCTGTAGTATTGTGTTTGGTACTTTCATTATCCAG ATTGTCATAGTACAGTTTGGAGGAAAGCCGTTCAGCTGCGTCGCTCTGAACATTGAACAGTGGCTGTGGTGCACTTTCTTAGGCTTTGGCTCTCTACTATGGGGACAG GTAATCTCTTCGATACCAACCAGCCGCCTAAAATTCTTGAAAACAGCAGGCCACGGCACACAGAAGGAGGAGATTCCGGACGAGGAGCTGGAGGACATGGAGGACATGGAGGAAATTGACCACGCTGAACGGGAGCTTCGTCGGGGCCAGATCCTCTGGTTCCGAGGCCTTAATCGCATCCAGACTCAG ATGGATGTAGTGAGTGCGTTCCAGAGTGGAACTTCCTTTCAGGGGGCTCTAAGGCGGCAGGCCTCCAACTCCAGCCAACAACAGCACGAT ATCCGGGTGGTGAATGCATTCCGCAGCTCCATCTCCCTCTATGAGGGGCTGGAGAAGCCTGAGTCGCGAACATCAATCCACAACTTCATGACCCACCCTGAATTCCGCATAGAGGACTCTGAGCCCCATATTCCCCTTATAGACGACACCGATGCAGAAGACGACGCTCCCACCAAGCGCAACTCCGCTAACCCCCGCAACACATCACCTACGCCACCCTCTCCCACTCCGTCGCCCACCATCACCACTGCCCCCACCACACCAGTCTCCCCCTCCCCAAACCAGAACAATAACGCTGTGGAAAACAGCAACCACCTCCTCCCAGAGGGCCCCAAATCAGCAACCCCCTCGGCCCCAGGGAGCCCCCTACACAGCCTGGAGACCTCGCTTTGA